A genomic region of Apteryx mantelli isolate bAptMan1 chromosome 10, bAptMan1.hap1, whole genome shotgun sequence contains the following coding sequences:
- the LOC136992892 gene encoding C-signal-like translates to MAGLCVRSALVTGTNRGIGLEIVKQLLQMPNPPERVFAACRDPKGERAQELQHLASKHPSLVIIPLEVTDPTSIQAAAARVREHLKGSGLNLLINNAAIVLNRTLDMETLQDMSQVYATNTIGPLLVSQAFLPLLKKAAQGSPSSELSCSKAAIINMSSSAGSIEEVYLWDYGQIISYRCSKAALNMLTKCQSLGYRQHGILCAALHPGWVQTDMGSTVGSKPPLTTDASVQGMLNVLCSLSEKDTGTFLDWEGKVVPW, encoded by the exons aTGGCAGGGCTCTGTGTCCGCTCTGCTCTGGTCACTGGGACCAATCGAGGAATCGGCCTGGAAATTGTCAAGCAGCTCCTGCAGATGCCAAACCCTCCCGAGCGGGTCTTTGCAGCCTGCCGGGACCCCAAGGGAGAGCGAGCACAG GAGTTACAACATTTGGCCTCCAAGCACCCCAGCCTGGTCATCATCCCGCTCG AAGTCACCGACCCCACCAGCAtccaggcagctgcagccagagtcaGGGAGCACCTGAAGGGCTCTGGACTGAACCTCCTCATCAACAACGCTGCAATCGTGTTGAACAGGACATTGGATATGGAGACGCTGCAGGACATGTCCCAGGTGTATGCCACCAACACGATTGGGCCCCTGCTGGTGAGCCAG GCATTCCTGCCCTTGctgaagaaggctgcccaggGAAGCCCGAGTTctgagctgagctgcagcaaggcagcCATCATCAACATGTCCAGCTCTGCTGGCTCCATTGAGGAAGTGTATTTATGGGATTATGGGCAAATTATCTCATACCGCTGCAGCAAG gctgctctgAACATGCTCACCAAGTGCCAGTCCTTGGGGTACCGGCAGCATGGCATCCTTTGTGCTGCTCTCCACCCTGGCTGGGTGCAAACGGACATGGGGAGCACAGTGGGAAGCAAG CCCCCATTGACAACGGACGCGAGCGTACAAGGGATGCTGAACGTGCTCTGCTCCCTGTCCGAGAAGGACACTGGGACTTTCCTGGACTGGGAAGGGAAAGTAGTGCCCTGGTGA